Genomic DNA from Leptospiraceae bacterium:
TATCCGAAACTTTATTGATATTTTAAGAATTACTAATAGAATCAAACAAGTTGCACTTTTGGTTTAAGTATGACTAAATAGAATTCTTCAATTGACTTTCTATTTTTAAGTTTGCCCGCATAGAATTATGAAACATTTTTTTGATTCTAAGCCTTCCTATTTATTTGTAGAAAGAAATTTTCAAGAATCGCATTAACTTAAAGTTTTTTTAGTTGAAGTTTTTTATCATAGGTAAACATATAGTAAACGCGTGGAAGGAAATTACTTGCTAGATTTTATCGAGTTACGAGTTTAGTTCTTGTCAGATTTTATCGGAGTCGTACGAGGCAAAGCGCATAACTGCGAGTATCCACTGCGGTAACGGACTATATCGGAAGCTGTCCGTCACCTTGCTCCAAGCCGGCTTATTCGTATTAGCCAAACTTTGTAGTATTTTTGTTGAACTTACGCAAGTCCAGTGCCTTCGTTCCGGTCACAAAACTTGCAAGAGAATAATGCAAGTTTTGCGCCCTACACTCAGTCACGGGACTTGCTAGTAGTTGGTCGGCTTGGAGACATGACTTTGAAACTCAAAAGGTGCTACCGCACTTTCGAGTTTCAAAGTCACGTCGGATACTCTTAACGTTGGGCGAAAGAACTAAATTATGAAAAATATAAAAGAAGAAGAAATTCAAAAAGAGATAGAAAATTATTCCTTTAAACCAGAATATTACCGTCAAAATTCTGAATATCCTCTTAACGATCTAAGTGATAGGCAATTTGAAACTCTGGTATATAATATTTTTAAAAAGGATATCGCAGATAAATTATATACTAATTTTGATACTTTAACTTTATTAACAGGAAATTCAGATAGGGGTCGAGATATAGTTTTATACAGAGATAATAAAGTTTCAGGAATTATTCAATGTAAGAAATATCAAAAGAGATTTACAAAACCTGAATTAATTCGAGAAATAATAAAGTTTGTCCTTAATTTCATCTTAGACAAAACTCTCATCGATGATATAAATAATTTTGATTATTTTATTGTTGTTTCTGATGAATTAACTGAAGAGGCTCTAAATTTTATTTATTCCGATAATAGCAATAAACATCAAATGAAGAATCTTGACATATATATTGATGAAGTTTTAGAAAATTATAAATCCTTAAAAGAACTAAAAAAAGAAAAAGAAATATACGATGCTGCTTCTAAAGTAATTACTTCTCTAAAGTATAAAAAATTGGATAAATTTGATATTTCAAAAAAATTAAATTATTATCCTGATATAGCAAAATATTATTTTGAATTGCATAAAATAATTGATAAGAAAGCATTTGAAGAAATTATTATCGAAAATTTTGGAGACCTCTCAGATAAAGATGTAAAATATTTAAGTAAGCGAATTACTCGAAATAAAGATAATTTTAGAATAAGGTTTGGTTTCGCAAATTTTTTTGGATATCCCAAAAACCTTCTAAAGGAATTTACAAAAGATGAGCATTTTTTGGAACTATTAATGACTTTTCAAAATACTAAATTTGAAATTGATAAATTGGTACTTGATAAAATACAAAAGGAAGTATATAAATTAATAAATGAAAGAGTCAGTCACAGTC
This window encodes:
- a CDS encoding restriction endonuclease, with amino-acid sequence MKNIKEEEIQKEIENYSFKPEYYRQNSEYPLNDLSDRQFETLVYNIFKKDIADKLYTNFDTLTLLTGNSDRGRDIVLYRDNKVSGIIQCKKYQKRFTKPELIREIIKFVLNFILDKTLIDDINNFDYFIVVSDELTEEALNFIYSDNSNKHQMKNLDIYIDEVLENYKSLKELKKEKEIYDAASKVITSLKYKKLDKFDISKKLNYYPDIAKYYFELHKIIDKKAFEEIIIENFGDLSDKDVKYLSKRITRNKDNFRIRFGFANFFGYPKNLLKEFTKDEHFLELLMTFQNTKFEIDKLVLDKIQKEVYKLINERVSHSPSISNYSKQIGAPYIICNLLIKSTNTQIPKFVKNIFRRTNSAYLNSDIYSIRKNLLESSKHYFAGDYSIYDNPPELKEFKIKVSHHIHKGFRSIEEIEKQLEKDIPILLPIYNDIIEELQILLPEDPTIVIGDLTFLEDESYLKNIFEDVN